A window of the Lolium perenne isolate Kyuss_39 chromosome 7, Kyuss_2.0, whole genome shotgun sequence genome harbors these coding sequences:
- the LOC127311847 gene encoding uncharacterized protein: MARNSPRGTFNPDPVPENPKISAPFSRQLDTILGCTIRNNENAEREAVGVVIVYAFDCTTSTPAWYKMDDVYSLVEEKLTDLVDTIGYIFVMSTPNTYRSDMKSVDSAETQKTGYKKSPAWCKAACTKQMACGLDKAHKLISHSGNKNGIILVFSDGSTHKGDFFDGAKDFISKVPVHTFILYGQD; encoded by the exons ATGGCGAGGAATTCCCCCCGTGGAACGTTCAACCCCGATCCTGTTCCAGAAAATCCGAAGATATCTGCGCCTTTCTCGCGGCAGCTGGATACCATCCTTGGGTGTACCATAAGGAATAATGAGAATGCAG AGCGGGAGGCAGTAGGCGTGGTGATTGTGTATGCATTTGACTGCACCACCTCCACCCCAGCCTGGTACAAGATGGATGATGTGTATTCGTTGGTGGAAGAGAAGCTCACCGATTTGGTGGACACCATTGGTTACATATTCGTCATGTCCACCCCTAACACATACAGGTCTGACATGAAATCAGTTGATTCGGCTGAGACACAGAAGACAGGCTACAAGAAAAGCCCAGCCTGGTGCAAGGCCGCCTGCACGAAACAAATGGCGTGTGGCCTCGACAAGGCGCACAAACTGATCAGCCACAGCGGGAATAAAAACGGCATTATATTGGTGTTCTCCGACGGGTCAACTCACAAGGGAGACTTCTTTGATGGAGCCAAGGACTTCATCTCCAAAGTGCCGGTCCACACGTTTATTCTCTACGGGCAAGACTGA